A window of the Eleutherodactylus coqui strain aEleCoq1 chromosome 8, aEleCoq1.hap1, whole genome shotgun sequence genome harbors these coding sequences:
- the SOCS1 gene encoding suppressor of cytokine signaling 1 gives MVAHSKVEADNAVSDRRPQHLDTSHSDRSQIQPARAIHNSPGRPIAGSPLSDTHFRTFRSQSDFTVITKTSSMLDTCGFYWGPMTVNMAHEKLRLEPVGTFLIRDSRQKNCFFAVSVKTATGPISIRIHFQAGRFSLDGSKESFHCLFQLLEHYILSPKKMLVAPLRKVRLRSLQELCRKSILATFGRQNLDEIPVNRVLKDYLKSFPFQI, from the coding sequence ATGGTAGCACACAGCAAGGTGGAAGCAGATAATGCAGTTTCAGACAGAAGACCTCAGCACCTGGATACTTCACACTCAGATCGTTCCCAGATCCAGCCTGCCAGAGCCATTCATAACAGCCCAGGACGTCCCATCGCCGGTTCACCGCTCAGTGATACACACTTTCGGACCTTCCGCTCTCAATCGGATTTTACTGTCATCACCAAGACCAGTAGTATGCTGGATACTTGTGGATTTTACTGGGGACCTATGACAGTTAATATGGCCCACGAGAAACTAAGACTGGAACCAGTGGGCACTTTCCTCATCAGGGACAGTAGACAGAAGAATTGTTTTTTTGCCGTCAGTGTTAAAACAGCTACAGGACCCATCAGCATCAGGATTCATTTTCAGGCTGGAAGGTTCAGCCTAGATGGCAGCAAAGAGTCATTCCATTGCCTTTTCCAGCTGCTGGAACATTACATATTGTCTCCTAAAAAGATGCTTGTTGCTCCTCTAAGGAAGGTCAGATTAAGATCACTACAAGAACTTTGTCGAAAAAGTATACTGGCAACATTCGGCAGACAGAACCTGGACGAGATACCCGTCAACCGGGTCTTAAAGGACTATTTAAAGTCTTTCCCATTTCAGATCTAG